A single region of the Salipaludibacillus sp. LMS25 genome encodes:
- a CDS encoding DUF600 domain-containing protein has translation MSKVFEDKFSELQADMVSICLEYVENRADEVYIYCSFEGNFMSCNFFYRINGKIVKKHKLNDVIDKNERFQYDTSGERQRGVLNIINEDIKKMGKLCEEYNRDMPTEIKLIYNVANNSLKADYRYDMVYSNAPDKVGSDIFLEWFEEVKSNM, from the coding sequence ATGAGTAAAGTTTTTGAAGATAAGTTTAGTGAATTGCAAGCAGATATGGTGTCAATTTGTTTAGAGTATGTAGAAAATAGGGCAGATGAGGTATACATATATTGTTCTTTTGAAGGGAATTTTATGTCGTGTAATTTCTTTTATCGTATTAACGGAAAAATTGTTAAAAAGCATAAGTTAAACGATGTTATTGATAAGAATGAAAGATTTCAGTATGATACTTCTGGTGAACGGCAGCGTGGTGTGTTGAATATAATAAATGAAGACATTAAGAAAATGGGTAAATTGTGTGAGGAGTATAATAGAGATATGCCTACCGAGATAAAGTTAATATATAATGTAGCTAACAATAGTTTAAAAGCAGACTACAGGTATGATATGGTATATTCTAATGCTCCTGATAAGGTTGGGTCTGATATATTTTTGGAATGGTTTGAGGAAGTAAAATCTAATATGTAG
- a CDS encoding diacylglycerol kinase family protein: MFKKALLLCNEKAGQGDVQKNIGVVAGILTEKVDNLTIRKGKMAGDLEKICQKLDSEIELLLIMGGDGTVHECMNGLYELAFPPVIAIIPTGTCNDFSRALSLPLTVAEAATVAINGQKQRIDTGRVNDRTFTNFAGTGLIVDTSENINEDTKALTGPLSYLISAVKTAGDPRSFHYEIVIDGEAMKGEAVLIAAVNGRFIGTYELPFSHLSVQDGLLNVFIVKDGGLTVFKEWIQRKAFDVLPDDTTVITKTAKTITLKTAETEKVDTDGDVYLQTPVEISIGRPFTFMTDNRQ, encoded by the coding sequence ATGTTTAAAAAAGCATTGCTCCTTTGTAATGAGAAAGCAGGTCAAGGTGATGTGCAAAAGAATATTGGGGTAGTAGCAGGCATTTTGACAGAGAAAGTAGATAACTTGACGATTAGAAAAGGCAAGATGGCAGGCGATTTGGAGAAAATATGCCAGAAACTCGATAGTGAGATAGAATTATTACTTATTATGGGCGGTGATGGGACGGTACACGAATGTATGAATGGGCTATACGAACTAGCTTTTCCCCCTGTAATAGCGATCATTCCAACGGGGACGTGTAATGATTTTTCTCGAGCATTGAGCCTCCCTTTAACAGTGGCTGAAGCTGCTACTGTGGCCATCAATGGACAGAAACAAAGGATCGATACGGGACGTGTGAACGATCGCACGTTTACTAACTTTGCTGGAACAGGCTTAATCGTTGACACGTCCGAAAATATTAATGAAGATACGAAAGCATTAACAGGCCCACTCAGTTATTTAATCAGTGCTGTTAAAACAGCAGGTGATCCACGTTCATTTCATTACGAGATAGTCATTGATGGCGAAGCAATGAAAGGAGAAGCTGTGTTAATAGCCGCCGTAAACGGCCGCTTTATCGGGACGTACGAGCTCCCCTTTTCCCACTTGTCCGTCCAAGACGGATTATTAAACGTGTTTATAGTAAAAGATGGGGGATTAACTGTCTTTAAAGAATGGATTCAGCGTAAAGCCTTCGATGTTTTACCAGATGACACGACGGTTATAACCAAGACAGCGAAAACGATTACCCTTAAAACAGCTGAAACAGAAAAAGTAGATACAGATGGCGACGTTTACTTGCAGACACCGGTCGAAATTAGCATAGGCAGACCGTTCACCTTTATGACAGATAACCGTCAATAA
- a CDS encoding DUF2325 domain-containing protein, whose translation MSALLLIGGDNLGSIPGKLKNIGFSEVIHVDGRKVKMVKNEIPERVDLILILTDFVNHNLSNKIKNKAGKKDIPICYSKRSWSCIYKSLTTCDNICEQCPFLKKC comes from the coding sequence ATGTCTGCCCTGCTTCTCATTGGCGGTGATAACCTCGGTTCTATACCCGGCAAACTTAAAAATATCGGTTTTAGCGAAGTCATACATGTAGACGGGAGAAAAGTAAAAATGGTCAAAAATGAGATTCCGGAGCGCGTCGATCTCATTCTTATTCTCACTGATTTCGTTAATCATAACCTGTCAAATAAAATTAAAAACAAGGCTGGAAAAAAAGATATTCCCATTTGTTATTCTAAGCGTTCTTGGTCTTGTATTTATAAATCACTTACTACATGTGACAACATTTGCGAACAGTGTCCATTTTTAAAAAAATGCTAG
- a CDS encoding DUF600 domain-containing protein, with protein sequence MGQVFEDKFSELQADMVSICLEYVENRADEVYIYCSFEGNFMSCNFFYNINGKIVKKHKLNDVIDKNQSFRYDTSSERQRRVLDIIDEDIEKMGKLCEEYSRDMPTEIKLIYNVANNSLKADYRYDMVYSNAPDKVGSDIFLEGFEEVKSNM encoded by the coding sequence ATGGGGCAGGTTTTTGAAGATAAGTTTAGTGAATTGCAAGCGGATATGGTGTCAATTTGTTTAGAGTATGTAGAAAATAGGGCAGATGAGGTATACATATATTGTTCTTTTGAAGGGAATTTTATGTCGTGTAATTTCTTTTATAATATTAACGGAAAAATTGTTAAAAAGCATAAGTTAAACGATGTTATTGATAAAAACCAAAGTTTTCGATATGACACTTCTAGTGAAAGGCAACGTAGGGTATTGGATATAATAGATGAAGATATTGAGAAAATGGGTAAATTGTGTGAGGAATATAGTAGAGATATGCCTACCGAGATTAAGTTAATTTATAATGTAGCTAACAATAGTTTAAAAGCAGACTACAGGTATGATATGGTATATTCTAATGCTCCTGATAAGGTTGGGTCTGATATATTTTTGGAAGGGTTTGAGGAAGTAAAATCTAATATGTAG
- the ytvI gene encoding sporulation integral membrane protein YtvI: MTKRHAWIFARLLMTVFISLFFLWLIGWLFKMSYPFWIAATLVWMFYPFIRLLREKIKLPNALAVIIALLLGLSTLIGAITGLVFLIIFGVKRISEFVPEWIQTTSIQMQEFFNTTILPLWQSVSGALSSLTPEQQATLQDGIATFGNRLAETLTALGQALAEALTQFIMIVPSFLLGFLIVFIAFYFIGKDWEKLFKQIYNATPAPLIKKAKAFKTMFQYRVLGFVQAQFILMFIASIVVLIGLLILRVEHALTIAMIVGIAEILPYLGSGTILIPWFLYMFFTGNISMGIGLAIVYGVTVGIRQSIEPKVLSSSMNLNALAVLVALFAGFQIFGVVGVFLGPLILVVVVILKDIGVLENVILFIRNGFKDDEN, encoded by the coding sequence ATGACTAAAAGGCATGCCTGGATATTTGCCAGATTACTTATGACAGTGTTTATTAGTTTATTTTTCTTATGGCTCATTGGTTGGCTTTTTAAGATGTCGTATCCGTTTTGGATTGCCGCGACTCTCGTGTGGATGTTCTACCCTTTTATACGTCTACTACGGGAAAAAATAAAGCTTCCAAATGCCTTAGCAGTTATTATTGCTTTATTATTAGGGTTAAGTACGTTAATTGGGGCGATTACCGGCCTTGTCTTTTTAATTATCTTCGGTGTAAAACGTATCTCAGAGTTTGTGCCTGAATGGATCCAGACCACATCTATTCAAATGCAGGAGTTTTTTAACACAACTATTTTGCCTCTATGGCAATCTGTGAGCGGTGCGTTGTCTTCCTTAACACCTGAACAACAAGCTACTTTACAAGACGGGATTGCCACATTCGGAAATAGGCTAGCGGAAACACTCACTGCGCTAGGGCAAGCACTTGCTGAGGCGTTAACTCAATTTATTATGATTGTACCTTCTTTTCTTCTTGGCTTCTTAATTGTGTTTATTGCCTTTTATTTTATCGGAAAAGACTGGGAAAAATTATTTAAACAAATTTACAATGCCACACCAGCTCCATTAATTAAAAAAGCAAAAGCGTTTAAAACGATGTTTCAATACCGAGTGCTCGGCTTTGTCCAAGCTCAGTTTATTCTCATGTTTATTGCCTCCATCGTTGTTTTAATTGGGTTATTGATTTTGCGGGTGGAACATGCCTTAACTATTGCCATGATTGTAGGAATCGCTGAGATCCTGCCATATCTCGGATCAGGAACGATTTTAATTCCTTGGTTCCTGTATATGTTCTTCACAGGCAATATTAGTATGGGGATTGGACTCGCTATTGTTTACGGGGTGACAGTGGGGATTAGACAATCAATTGAGCCTAAGGTTTTATCTTCAAGTATGAACTTAAACGCTTTGGCCGTCCTTGTTGCCTTGTTTGCCGGCTTTCAAATTTTCGGTGTTGTCGGTGTCTTTTTAGGTCCCCTTATTCTCGTTGTCGTTGTTATTTTAAAAGATATCGGCGTGCTGGAAAATGTCATACTTTTTATTCGAAATGGGTTTAAAGATGATGAAAACTAA
- a CDS encoding pre-toxin TG domain-containing protein — MDDLKHDLEWNVKTKKSFIERNLDFFKRSTTVVWNGTKWTYDKAMTPVGRTFDWWDNTVVSHVEDFAWLIAVEEFLSENATDGERTAGSIGLDLLPVSSNAKGLFELLMGYDPATGNDLGHGERVISGFSVALGPIADAFKHGGRGIRGIVNNSDKLKAGDKASDVGRSVNLASRDELLDSVSNQKLKNAIDQMYRPGATIGNGSLADAVRHELRTGELVGGKSHIQKANERVKNLENIIKKQDLDAIDLEIANELLKDLQNALNAK; from the coding sequence TTGGATGATCTAAAACATGATTTAGAATGGAATGTGAAGACGAAGAAGAGTTTTATAGAAAGAAACTTGGACTTTTTCAAGAGAAGTACAACTGTAGTTTGGAATGGTACTAAATGGACTTATGATAAGGCAATGACTCCTGTTGGTCGTACTTTTGATTGGTGGGATAATACGGTAGTTAGTCATGTTGAAGATTTTGCTTGGCTTATAGCAGTGGAGGAATTTTTAAGTGAGAATGCGACTGATGGGGAGAGGACTGCTGGATCTATAGGGCTTGATTTGCTTCCAGTGTCAAGTAACGCTAAGGGGTTATTTGAACTTTTAATGGGTTATGACCCTGCAACTGGTAATGATCTAGGACACGGAGAGAGGGTTATATCTGGTTTTTCTGTCGCATTGGGACCTATTGCGGATGCTTTTAAGCACGGTGGACGGGGAATAAGGGGGATAGTTAATAATAGTGATAAATTAAAAGCTGGTGATAAGGCTAGTGATGTGGGTAGAAGTGTTAATCTAGCTAGTAGAGATGAGTTACTAGATTCAGTCTCTAATCAAAAGTTAAAAAATGCAATTGATCAAATGTATCGTCCAGGTGCAACAATAGGTAATGGCAGTTTAGCAGATGCTGTTAGACATGAACTGAGAACTGGAGAATTGGTTGGTGGAAAATCACATATTCAAAAGGCAAATGAGAGGGTAAAAAATCTAGAAAATATCATTAAAAAACAAGACTTAGATGCTATTGATTTGGAAATAGCAAATGAATTGCTAAAAGATCTCCAAAATGCATTAAATGCGAAATAG
- a CDS encoding DUF600 domain-containing protein produces the protein MGQVFEDKFSELQADMVSICLEYVKNRADAIFIYCSFEEKTISCDFFYCINGKIVERHKLNDAISSEEDFQYDTSGDRQRGVLNIINDNIEGMLKLCEEYSKEMPTEIKLIYNVANNSLKADYRYDIVYSNHPEKLPHDVSMEWFEEVKSNM, from the coding sequence ATGGGGCAGGTTTTTGAAGATAAATTTAGTGAGTTGCAAGCAGATATGGTGTCAATTTGTTTAGAGTATGTAAAAAATAGAGCAGATGCGATATTCATATATTGTTCTTTTGAAGAAAAAACTATTTCATGTGATTTTTTCTATTGTATAAATGGAAAGATTGTTGAGAGGCATAAATTAAATGATGCCATTAGTAGTGAGGAGGATTTTCAATATGATACATCTGGGGACAGGCAAAGAGGTGTATTAAATATAATAAATGATAACATTGAGGGGATGTTAAAGTTATGTGAAGAATATAGTAAAGAAATGCCTACCGAGATAAAGTTAATCTATAATGTAGCTAACAATAGTTTAAAAGCAGATTATAGGTATGATATAGTGTATTCTAACCATCCTGAGAAATTGCCGCATGATGTGTCAATGGAGTGGTTTGAGGAAGTGAAATCTAATATGTAG
- a CDS encoding DUF600 domain-containing protein: MSKVFEDKFSELQADMVSICLEYAEDRADEIYIYCSYEGNFMSCNFFYRINGEIGHKHKLNDAIDNNESFQYDTSTERQAGVLDIINEDIEKMGKLCEEYNRDMPTEIKLIYNVATNSLKADYRYDMVYSNDPDKVGSDIFLEWFEEIKSNM; this comes from the coding sequence ATGAGTAAAGTTTTTGAAGATAAATTCAGTGAGTTGCAAGCAGATATGGTGTCTATTTGTTTAGAGTATGCGGAAGATAGAGCAGATGAGATATACATATATTGTTCTTATGAAGGGAATTTTATGTCATGTAATTTCTTTTATCGTATTAACGGGGAAATCGGTCATAAGCATAAACTAAACGATGCTATTGATAACAATGAAAGTTTTCAGTATGACACTTCTACTGAAAGACAGGCTGGTGTTCTAGACATAATAAATGAAGACATTGAGAAAATGGGTAAATTGTGTGAGGAATATAATAGAGATATGCCTACCGAGATAAAGTTAATTTATAATGTAGCTACCAATAGTTTAAAAGCAGACTATAGATACGATATGGTATATTCTAATGATCCTGATAAAGTTGGGTCTGATATATTTTTGGAGTGGTTTGAGGAAATAAAATCTAATATGTAG
- a CDS encoding DUF600 domain-containing protein, giving the protein MSKVFEDKFSELQADMVSICLEYVENRADEVYIYCSYEGNSITCNFFYRINGKVVKKHKLNDVIDKSESFQYDTSAERQDGVLDIINEDIEKMGKLCEEYSRDMPTEIKLIYNVANNSLKADYRYDMVRSKDTDKIGYDIYLEWFEEVNSNM; this is encoded by the coding sequence ATGAGCAAAGTTTTCGAAGATAAATTCAGTGAGTTGCAAGCAGATATGGTGTCAATTTGTTTAGAGTATGTAGAAAATAGAGCGGATGAGGTATACATATATTGTTCTTATGAAGGGAATTCTATTACATGTAATTTCTTCTATCGTATTAACGGAAAGGTTGTTAAAAAGCATAAGTTAAACGACGTTATTGATAAGAGTGAAAGTTTTCAGTATGATACTTCCGCTGAGAGACAGGATGGTGTGTTGGATATAATAAATGAAGATATTGAAAAAATGGGTAAATTGTGTGAAGAGTACAGTAGAGATATGCCTACCGAGATAAAGTTAATATATAATGTAGCTAACAATAGTTTGAAAGCAGATTATAGGTATGATATGGTACGTTCTAAAGATACTGATAAAATTGGGTATGATATATATTTAGAATGGTTTGAGGAAGTAAACTCTAATATGTAG
- a CDS encoding pre-toxin TG domain-containing protein has translation MTPIGHAFDWWDNTVVSHVEDFAWLIAVEEFLSENATDGERTARSIGLDLPPVSSNAKGLFETLIGYDPATGNDLGYGERTISLVSVALGPIADVFKHGGRAIRG, from the coding sequence ATGACTCCTATTGGTCATGCTTTTGATTGGTGGGATAATACGGTAGTTAGCCATGTTGAAGATTTTGCTTGGCTTATAGCAGTGGAGGAATTTTTAAGTGAGAATGCGACTGATGGGGAGAGGACTGCTAGATCTATAGGGCTTGATTTGCCTCCAGTGTCAAGTAACGCTAAGGGGTTATTTGAAACTTTAATAGGTTACGACCCTGCAACTGGTAATGATCTAGGGTACGGAGAGAGGACTATATCTCTTGTTTCCGTCGCATTAGGGCCTATTGCGGATGTTTTTAAGCACGGTGGACGGGCAATACGGGGATAG
- a CDS encoding TspO/MBR family protein, protein MTQKKLQRLKWINLVTLIIVIIINALSNSLPFNGVTTGELADRLNVLFTPAGYVFSIWSVIYVLLVIWVIRPFISIKDADYPAYERVGLAFLINGLLNGSWLVVFHYGYFILSFLVMTALLMTIIVIYSRINTSRSHVTVWMRLPFSVYMGWISVAFIVNSGVVLNSLGFEDGLWLSAEMWTIIGLIIATLLAGYLTAVLKDALYLLVFIWAFVGIAVERWGEYTALSYTALVSAAILGLLTLNMLVKWKGIYGKYD, encoded by the coding sequence ATGACTCAGAAAAAATTGCAGAGGCTTAAATGGATTAACTTAGTGACATTAATCATTGTCATCATCATCAATGCCCTATCTAACTCATTACCATTTAATGGCGTTACAACTGGGGAATTAGCAGATCGATTAAATGTGTTATTTACACCAGCCGGTTATGTATTTAGTATTTGGAGCGTGATATACGTTCTGCTTGTCATTTGGGTAATAAGACCATTTATTTCTATTAAAGATGCGGATTACCCAGCATATGAGAGAGTGGGTCTGGCGTTTTTAATAAACGGTTTATTGAATGGCAGCTGGCTCGTTGTTTTTCATTATGGCTATTTTATTCTCTCATTCTTAGTAATGACGGCGCTACTCATGACTATCATCGTCATTTATTCACGTATTAACACATCACGCTCACATGTAACGGTATGGATGCGGCTGCCTTTTTCAGTTTACATGGGATGGATTTCCGTTGCTTTCATCGTCAATAGTGGTGTTGTATTAAATTCTCTAGGATTTGAAGATGGACTTTGGTTAAGCGCAGAGATGTGGACGATAATAGGGCTTATAATAGCTACTTTATTAGCTGGTTATTTAACAGCTGTGTTAAAAGATGCTTTATATCTACTCGTGTTCATTTGGGCATTTGTTGGGATCGCCGTGGAAAGGTGGGGAGAATACACAGCTCTGTCTTATACTGCTTTAGTCAGTGCAGCAATTTTAGGGTTGCTTACTCTGAATATGCTCGTTAAGTGGAAAGGTATTTACGGGAAATATGATTGA
- a CDS encoding aminoglycoside 6-adenylyltransferase, giving the protein MRNEQEMMGLILNTAKNDERIRAVYMNGSRTNPNAPKDIFQDYDIVYVVTETATFIADESWTNIFGDLLMIQEPDKNNQSCGIKMDFYHSYGYLMLFTDGNRIDLHIETKESMIEGYGSDKLTVPLLDKDNILPLIPAPTDIDYHVKKPTESIFVSCCNNFWWCLQNVAKGIWRDELPYSKQMFEYVIRKELDKMVSWWIGSKHDFQVSVGKMGKYFKQYLTESYWKMYEKTYSDHEYDDFWNSIFVTCELFRSLAEDVATNLWFTYPIDEDTNMTKYLKNVRNLPSDAQEII; this is encoded by the coding sequence ATGAGAAATGAACAAGAAATGATGGGCTTAATATTAAACACTGCAAAGAATGATGAACGTATTCGGGCTGTATATATGAATGGTTCGAGAACAAATCCTAATGCTCCAAAAGATATATTTCAGGATTACGATATTGTTTATGTAGTGACGGAAACAGCAACTTTTATAGCTGATGAGAGTTGGACAAATATTTTTGGTGATTTGCTTATGATTCAGGAGCCAGATAAAAATAACCAATCTTGTGGTATAAAGATGGATTTTTATCATTCCTATGGTTACTTAATGCTTTTTACAGATGGAAATCGGATAGACCTTCACATAGAGACAAAAGAATCTATGATCGAAGGATATGGTAGTGATAAACTTACAGTGCCATTATTAGATAAGGACAACATATTACCACTCATTCCTGCTCCCACGGATATAGATTATCATGTAAAAAAGCCAACAGAATCAATATTTGTGAGTTGCTGTAATAATTTTTGGTGGTGTTTGCAAAACGTTGCAAAAGGAATTTGGCGTGATGAATTGCCATATTCTAAACAAATGTTTGAATATGTGATTAGAAAAGAATTAGATAAAATGGTTTCGTGGTGGATTGGAAGTAAACATGATTTTCAAGTATCAGTAGGAAAAATGGGGAAGTACTTCAAACAGTATCTTACTGAATCATATTGGAAGATGTATGAAAAAACTTATTCTGACCATGAATATGATGATTTTTGGAATTCTATATTTGTTACTTGTGAATTGTTTAGATCTTTAGCAGAAGATGTTGCAACAAACTTATGGTTTACATATCCAATTGATGAAGATACCAACATGACGAAGTATCTTAAAAATGTAAGAAATTTACCTTCTGATGCACAGGAAATAATTTAA
- a CDS encoding lmo0937 family membrane protein — protein MLWTIISILILFWLVGLVLDLVGGLIHIILVIALIVLIVRMIRGRG, from the coding sequence GTGCTTTGGACAATCATCAGCATTTTAATATTATTTTGGCTCGTAGGACTTGTCCTTGATTTAGTCGGAGGTCTTATTCATATTATCCTTGTCATCGCTCTTATTGTATTAATTGTAAGAATGATAAGAGGTAGGGGATGA
- a CDS encoding DUF600 domain-containing protein gives MSKVFEDKFSELQADMVSICLEYVENRADAIYIYCSFEEKTISCDFFYCINGKIVERHKLNDVIDGTKDVQYDTSSERQSGVLDIIIEDIEKMGKLCEEYDRDMPTEIKLIYNVANNSLRADYRYDIVYSNHPEKTADDISMEWFEEVKSNM, from the coding sequence ATGAGTAAAGTTTTTGAAGATAAATTCAGTGAGTTGCAAGCAGATATGGTGTCTATTTGTTTAGAGTATGTAGAAAATAGAGCAGATGCGATATACATATATTGTTCTTTTGAAGAAAAAACTATTTCATGTGATTTTTTCTATTGTATAAATGGAAAGATTGTTGAGAGGCATAAATTAAATGATGTTATTGATGGAACGAAAGATGTTCAGTATGACACTTCTAGTGAAAGACAGAGTGGTGTACTGGATATAATAATTGAAGATATTGAGAAAATGGGTAAATTGTGTGAGGAGTACGATAGAGATATGCCTACCGAGATAAAGTTAATTTATAATGTAGCTAACAATAGTTTAAGAGCAGATTATAGGTATGATATAGTGTATTCTAACCATCCTGAGAAAACGGCAGATGATATTTCAATGGAGTGGTTTGAGGAAGTAAAATCTAATATGTAA